AGCCACAAGAAGAAGGGGGTTATTATGGACGGCAGCGATTCCTTTGTTCAGAGCCGGGTCCCGTGGAGCAGCGAGCCCAGCTTAAAGGAAATGGCCGATGAAGTGGGAATAGACTTTGACCGGCTAATTGAAGGAATTAAGGAAAACAAAAGCGATGCTGCCTTGGCAGAGGAATTCGACGTTCCGGAAAAACTGGTGTATCACCTGCGGGATCATTTTTATTCTCACGGCGTCCACTCTATTATGGGACAGGATTAAAGTTTGAGGCTAAAAGCCTCTTTTTTTAGTATTTTTTTAAAAATTAGATTTCCGTGCGCCCCGGCAAGATATGTGCTATAATAAAAAAATATAAATTTTATAATCTGGCCGGTTAACCGGCGGGGGAGGAAAAGCTATGTGGCCGGAAAAATTTGAAAAAGTAGGCCTTACTTTTGATGATGTAATGATTATTCCAGCAGCTTCGGAAGTCCTGCCCAGGGAAGTGGATACCACCACCTATCTTACAAAGGATATAAAGCTTAACATCCCGATAGTTAGCGCCGGCATGGATACGGTGACAGAGTCCAGGATGGCCATAGCCCTGGCCCGGGAGGGGGGAATTGGCGTTATCCACAAAAACATGTCTATAGAGCGCCAGGCCCTTGAGGTAGACCGGGTCAAGCGTTCGGAGCACGGCGTAATTTCCGACCCGATTTTTCTTTCACCTGACGACCTCATCAGCGATGCCTTGGTTTTAATGGAGCGTTACAGAATTTCGGGCATTCCCATTACCGTTAAGGGCAGGCTGGTAGGCATTCTGACAAACCGCGACCTTCGCTTCGAGAGGGACTTTACCAAAAAAATCGGGGAGGTAATGACCAAAGAGAATCTTGTTACCGCCCCGGTGGGGACTACTTTAGAGCAGGCCAAAGAGATCCTTCGCCAGTACAAGGTGGAAAAACTGCCCATTGTCGATGAGCATTACAATTTAAGGGGCCTTATTACCATAAAGGATATTGAGAAATCGCGCCAATATCCTAATTCGGCCAAGGACAAGCGCGGCCGCCTGCTGGTGGCTGCGGCAGTTGGAGTTGGCGAAGATACGATGAAAAGGGTGGATGCGCTGGTAAAAGCCAGCGTGGATGCTATAGTAATTGATACGGCACACGGCCACTCTAGAGGCGTTATTGAAACGGTCGCCAAAATTAAAGGGAAATATCCGGATGTAGCCGTAATTGCCGGCAATGTGGCAACTTCAGAGGGCACCAGGGATCTCATTGAGGCAGGGGCGGACGCCGTAAAGGTGGGAATCGGTCCCGGTTCGATTTGCACCACCCGTGTCGTTGCCGGTGTCGGTGTTCCCCAAATTACAGCAATTTACGATTGTGCCCAGGTCGCAGCCGGATATGGCATACCTGTCATTGCTGACGGGGGAATAAAGTATTCGGGAGATATTACCAAGGCAATTGCAGCCGGTGCAGATGCGGTAATGCTGGGAAGCGTTCTGGCAGGTACGGAGGAAAGCCCCGGAGACATCGAGATTTATCAGGGCCGCAGCTACAAAGTATACCGCGGCATGGGTTCGCTGGGCGCCATGAAGGAAGGGAGCAAGGATCGCTATTTTCAGGAACACGCCGATACTGAGAATAAACTTGTGCCTGAAGGAGTGGAAGGGCGGGTGCCCTTCAAAGGCCCGCTTTCGGAAACTATTTATCAATTAGTTGGCGGGCTGAGGGCAGGCATGGGATATGCCGGAAGCCGCAATATTCATGAGCTTAAAACCAAGTCCAGGTTCATGCGCTGTACTGCAGCCGGCCTGGCGGAGAGCCATCCGCATAACGTTGTAATAACCAAGGAAGCGCCGAATTACAGCATAAGGTGATAAAAACAAGAAAGACAAAAAAGCCTGCCGTGCATCAAGCATAGCAGGCTTTATTTGTCGTTTTTATTATTTAAAAAGCTCAATTCTTTTCGAACAGCATGCTTTCAAAAAGTATTATATCTTCCTTGCCGACGTTTCTGCCAGGCCGTGCCATCAGAACGTTTGCCGGGTGTTCTGTAACATCTGGATCATCGGTAGCCTGCTTGACCAGACCTACCGACCCAAACAGCTTTGTCAGCATGGAACGGTATTCAAACATCTCCAACCCGGAGTTTTTCAGGTCCCAGTGCCAGCACAGCTCTATCGTAACTACAATATAGTTCTCCAGGGCTGGATTTGAAAATGCTTCTTTAAGCAGTGCCGCTCCAATCCCGTTATTGCGCCAGTCAGGGCTGATTTCAATACAGCCCAGTTCAAGAACCCGGGGGTGCCTGCTCCACCTGCTGTATCCATCCGGATAGTGAAAAGTAATGTAGCCTATTATCTCGGAATTGCATCTGGCAATGTAAACCATACCTTCGGGCAGTTTCGATATCGATATAAGGGCTTCTTTTTGCCTGGCCGGCGGGCGGAAAGCATTTAGTCTTCCGTTCATGTAATAGCCTTCCAGTTCTTCAGCCTCCACCGGTCCTTCGATAAGCACTTCGTTCAGGTAATTTTTTAAAGGTGCTACCTGACAACAGGCAACGGCCATACCGGTTACCCCCTCCAGGCGGGTTGTTTTAACCGTTAAGGTTTAAATATCTACCGCTCGCCGTGCAAGTGAGCGGCACGACTTTCTTTATTCGGAAAGGAAAATTCCTCTCAAGCTTAAATATCGACCGTTCGCCCCTGTTATTTTACCGCTCACAATAATTATATTGCAGCTAAAGGGCAATAATCAATATTAATTTTTGCTTGTCTAGGTTTTTGGAAAATATAAAAAAAAATGTTGAAAAATAATGGAAATTATTTACTAATATGGATAAGGAAAAAAAAGGAATTTTATGTTACGGGAATGAATAGATAGAAGAGGCCTAATCAATATTTCAAGGATGGTGAACTGCAAAAAAATGAGCGGGAAATTAAATTCCCTTACCGATGTCTTAAAAAAAACATTGTTTTTTTTCGAGGCCCTTTCAGTATCCGAGTTGGCTCCCCATGTCCAGAGAAAGATGCTTAAGGACTATACCTTGCCGCAGGTGGAAGAAAAGATAAGGCTATGCCTCAGCCAAAACGGGTGCTTTTATAAAGAGAAGGACAACTGGCGCTTAAATCTGGAGGGAAATAAAGAAAACGACCAGTTTTATTCCCTTCTCCTTAAAAAAGGACAGCCCCTTAACTTGCGCGAAGTTTTAAAAAATATGAACTCAAAGAAAAAAAAGGTCAAAAAACTTCTCTCCGAGGAGGCCAGCCTCATTTCGGACGGCAGGTTTATTCAACTGGACAGCGGTTACTGGGGCCTTACTGAGTGGGAAGTTGAAACAAGCCATTACTCGCTTAAAAACCTGATTATTAAAGCCCTTAAAATGTACCCGGGCGGCCTTTCCGTCCAACAACTTCATCAACTGATTAATTCCTGGAGGAAAACCGATGTAAAAACGCTGGAAGGGGTTTTGAAAAAATTTCCTTACTTCGAAATGGCAGGGGAGGGAGTATGGAGCTACAATCCTGCCGTAAGGGTTGCATATGAAGGTCTTCTGAAAAGGTTCATGGCGGTGATCAACAGGCAAAAGATCCGCTGGCACCGTGATAGAGCATGCTGGAAAAGCAAGATAGAGGCTTTGCAAAGAAATTTACAGGAAGCGGTAGCCGGTCAAAAGGAAGCTGCTGCCGCACTGGCCGAAAAAGTGGAGATGGCTGGCCAGCATGAATACCTGATGACCCAGATGGCAGAAAAGGACCTGCTTTTGGCTTTAAGAAAGAGGGAGATAATCAGATACAGGGAACACCTGAACAAGCTTGAGGCTAAGGCAAATAGCATTCTGTACCAGTGCCGCCTCTGGGTAAAGCGGGCAAGGGAAGCCCAGGAGGAAATAGCGCGGCTTAAAGATTTGCTGGGGAAGAACCAGGCAAGCCTGGAAAGTCTATTTACAAAACTGCAGCAATATAAGGAAAAAGACCGGGAAAACAAAGCCCGGCTGGCGGAGCTCAAAGAACAGCACAGCATAAAAGTGGCCGAACTGCAAAATGAAATTGTCGAGCTCAAACAAAAAATGGAGAGGGAAAGGGCTGCTGCTGCGCTGGAGGAAAGGCGTCTGAAAGAAGAAATAGGCGCGCTCACCAACGAGTTGAAAAAGGCCTTGAAGGTAGAAGAAGAACAGCAGCGCTCTTATCTTATGGCCCAGCAAGAGCTGGCCGCTGCCAGAGAAGAGCTGAGGAGCCTGGAAAAGCAGCTAAAAAACCCTTTTATACGAATTGTATTAAAACTGCGTTCAATTTTTGGTAAAATATAAACAAGCTTCCTAAATCGTCCTTAATGCCCGGAAAAGGGCATTTTTATTTTGGAAGATTTGGCCGTTACCTCGTGTTTTAGAGCCACAAGTAAGGGGCGGGTAACTCAATTAAAAAATATATAGTATAATCTGTTTAAAATATCTAGTATAATCTGTTTTTTCCGTGCTTTGTTCTTTTTTCTTCCCGGCGTCCAGCCGTTGAAAAGGTTTTTTTTCAGGTGAACTGATAAACTGGTGTACGGAAATTTTGATTAGGGCCGGGAAGGCCGTTTACCCTGATAAATCCTGCTTCTGCCGGTTTAAACCCGGCCTGCCAGCAAAGCTTTTTAACCTGGATAGCAGGGCTGGCAAAATGGTCAGGGAGCATTGTAAAAGCCGGCTTGTGCTCATAATGATGCTTAAACTGAAAAACGCCCGGGGCAACTTCTAAAAACCCGGAATTATCCGGCCAATTTGAGGGCTTCTGCGGTGCCGGCTTTTTCTGCGGGCTTACTTCTTTTGACGATTCCCCCGGACTGCTTGAGCAAAGGTTCTCTGATTGCCCTGCTGCGGAATCCTGAGTGCCTACCGCCCGGAGCTCACCAGATGTGCTTTTTTCTCCTTCATCGGGGGACGTTGCCGGTAATTCCCGGTCAGGTGGCTGCCGGTGAATAAAATAATTCCTGTAAGTCACTGCCAGTATCACCTCCTGAAGTATACTATGCAAAGCCTGCCGGTTAAGCAATCGGGCCGAAAAAATTTTTTAGAAGACTTACACTAATTTATATAATTTAACATAATTTGTATAATGAAACGGTAATAACAGAAAGAACTGCTGTTATTAGCCAGATACAAATTAAGGAGGTAAACTTATGGAAACCGAAAGCATTGCCTTTCCGAGGTTTGAGACCGTTTGCATTGAAGTTCCGAAGGTATACGACTTCTGCTTCCAGGCAGAGCACCGGGAGAACATCTGCACCCCGCTGAATGATTGCAACCCTCCGGAAGGAGCTACGGTGCGCTGCACCATTGACAGCACCAACTGCGCCGAAGTGAGCAGGACCACACCTAACAACCAGGGGCGGGCCAACGTAACTTTTGCCGTAACGGTTTATTACACCCTGGAAGTGCTTGACTGCAGCAGCAATGTCGTGTGTACCTTCGCGAACCAGAGCTTCAGCTTTACCAAAACAGTTGTTCTCTGCGCCCCCGAGGGAACTTTCACGAACTGTGAAATTGTTAATGCCGCCTGCGGTCCCTGTCTGATTCTCGGCAATCAAATTTGCTGCACATTCGATCTCTGTATTACCATTCAGTCCTTGGCAATTGTCAAGCTGCTAGTGCCGAGCTTTGGCTTCTGCACACCGGCGCTGTGCGAACAGGTCTCCCCGATCGGTCCGTTTGTATGTCCGCCGCAACTGTTCCCGCCTCAATGCCCGCCGGCCGAATAAGTACGTGACCGGGGGTGGCGCCCGGCTGCCCCCTGTTAACCCTTCACCAGAATATTTGAGGAGAAATCATGCTGTCTTCGATATGCTATAAGATAACCGGCCTGAACAAAATCAGAGCAGGCAAGTTAAAAGATGTTATAATGTCCGTTGACGGCGTAAAGGAAGTCAATTTTTCAGCAGGTGAAAGAATTGTTGTAACCTATGATATTATGAAGGTTGCCGCAAACAAGATAACTGCATGCATTAAATCGCTGGGATTAAAAGTGTACCCGGAGCAGTTCGCGGCAGGCGCCGGACTGGTTGAAAAAAATCCTCACAGCGGATGAAGGAACTGCTGAAAGCGGCAGTTGCTGCATCAGCAAAAGGGCCTTTTTAAGGTCCTTTTTGTTTTACGGTGAAAAGAAATATATTACCATTAAACTTATATTTTAATTTTTTTTTAAAAAGATAATTTAAAAAAACCTTCTTTATAATTGCCGGCCTGTCCGGTTTACAGGAGCTTTTTGCACATTTGGGCCGGCAAGGATATAATTTTGCCTTAACAGGGGCAAAAACAGCCGAATCCCGGAAAATTACCAACCGGGTACGGGGGAACCATTTTTTAGGGGTGAATCCCAACTCACATCTCACATCTCATAGGGTAGGATATCTTTTACCGAACCCGTCAGCTAACCCCGGAGGCGAAAAAGAAAGGGGATGTGTTAATGAGCACTAGAACCGCCCGTCTATTGCTAATGTTTGCTGCCTGCTTTTTGTTCATCATTGCCGCTGCGCCTGCGGCAGATGCCGCCACTCAGACGAACCCTTTGCAGTCATACTGGAACAGATACTATGGCGGCAAGGTGGTGAAACAGCGCGTAACAATACCTTCTCGTCCCGCGACTGTTCCTCCGCCTGTAAACCCGGTTCCTCCTGCGGACGCCGGCCAGCAGGATACTTCAAGGTTAAGCGTAGATGAGAAGTTAATGTTCGACCTGGTCAACCAGGAAAGAGCAAAAAACGGCCTTGCAGGACTTGCGCTGGACATGCGCCTGGTGGAACTGGCCAGGCTGAAAAGCCAGGATATGTATCAAAACAGCTACTTCAGCCATACCTCTCCCACCTATGGCACTGCCTACGACATGGAGAGGAAGGCGGGCATAACGGCCAGGGTAATGGGGGCGGAAAACATTGCCAAGGCTGCCACAACCCAGCGGGCACACGAACTTTTTATGAACAGTACAGGCCACAGGGCAAATATTTTAAATCCGCAGCACGATACCATTGGCATTGGAATTTTTAAGACTCAAAACGGTGTGGTGGTAACTCAGTTGTTTACGGGCAATTAATTTAATTAATAGTATATAAAAAATATATTAATTTTTGTTTTTAATTATATTAATTGTTTTGACCTGCACTTTTGGGCCCGTTTTAAAGGCCCGTTTTTTTGTTTTTCGCAGTAAAGCACGGCGGACTTAGCTGAATAAAATAAATTGAGCCGGCAAAGCATAATTGAATCAACGAAATGTTTTAAGGGGGTAAGAACAGCCTTGATATATTTTGACAGCGCGGCTACAAGCTGGCCCAAGCCGGTCGAAGTGTTGCAGGCCGTGGAATACTGCCTGAAGTTTGTTGGGGCCAACCCGGGGAGGGCAGGCCACCGGATGGCGGTCGAAGCGGGCAGAATTGTGGACGAGGCCAGGGAACTTTTGGCGGTTCTTTTTAACATCAGGAATCCGGATCGGATCGTTTTTACCCTGAATGCTACCGAGGCTTTAAACCTGGCCATAAAAGGTTTGCTGAAAGCAGGCGATCATGTTATAACCAGCTCCATGGAGCACAACTCTGTTACCAGGCCGCTTCACGTTTTACAGGGGAAAGGGGTTGAGGTGACGAAGGTTCCCTGCGACGGGGAGGGTTTTATCAGGGTTAAGGACATAGAAGCGGCAATAAAGCCAAACACCGCGGCCGTAATAATTACCCACGCTTCAAATGTCACCGGAACGATGATGCCGGTGACGGAAATAGGGCAGCTTTGCAAAAGGAAGGGCCTTTATTTTATCGTGGATGCTGCTCAAACGGCTGGGGTTTTTGAGCTGGATGTGCGTTTTATGGGCATTCACCTGCTGGCTTTTCCGGGGCACAAAGGGCTTTACGGACCGCCCGGAACGGGAGGGCTGTACATTGCCGAGGGTTTGGAATTGCAGCCTTTAAAGGAAGGCGGCACGGGGAGCAACTCGGAATTGCCCGGTCAACCTGATGTTCTGCCGGAGCGCTATGAAAGCGGCACGTTAAATTCGGCCGGCATTGCCGGACTGGCGGCAGGCTTGAAATTTATAAGAAGGGAAGGGATGGAGCGGATTAGAAGGCATGAACTGGAACTGACCAGGCGGTTTCTCGAAGGAGTGGAAGGAATTAAAGGGATAACGGTTTACGGGCCCAAGGACCTGCACAACCGTGCGCCCGTGGTATCCTTCAGCATGAAAGGCAAAAAAGCCGCCCTAGTGGGAGCGGTGCTGGATCAAAAATACAACATTGCCTGCCGGGCAGGCCTTCACTGCGCCCCGGACGCCCATAGAACGCTGGGCACCCTGGAGCAAAAGCTGGTCCGCTTCAGCTTTTCATATTTTAACAATGAAAGGGAGGTTGATTACTCACTCAACGCCTTGCGGGAACTGGACGCCACAGCCCCGGAAAAACTTGCGGCCGGCTACGGGAAGTCCTGCGGATGCTGACGGGCTAGTAATCTATGCCTTTCCTTGCTTCAACGCCGTGATAGTAAGGGTGGCTTATCAGGCAAACCTCGCTTACGACGTCGCCCAGTTCAATAATTTCTTTTGGAGCGTAACGGCCGGTCAGCACAAGCTCCATTTCCGGAGGCCTGTTTTTAATCAGCTCAATTACTTCTTCCAGGGGGATTAACCCGAAATCCAGGGCTACGTTAATTTCGTCGAGGATTACCAGGTCGTACCTGTTCTCGAAGATGACTTCTCTTGCCGTTTCAAGCCCTTCTATTGCCAGCCTGATGTCTTCCGGTGAAGGGTTTTCCCTGTCAACAAATGTCTCCAGCCCGGATTGGACAATGGTAAATGAAGGAAGATACTTTTCGGCAGCAATTATTTCACCGTAATTTTTGCTTCCCTTCATGAACTGAAGCATGAATACCCGCCGGCCATGGCCGATGGCGCGCAGGGCCAGGCCGACAGCAGCAGTTGTTTTCCCCTTGCCGTTCCCGGTATAAACGTGGACCATGCCATTTTTTGCTGGTTTACTCACGTGTCGCACACCACCTTCCCGCATTAAAGTATGTCCCACTTTGAACAGCGGGAGCCCCACCGGCCTATCACTTTTTCCCCTTCATACACCTCCACAACTTCACATACGTTTGAACAGCCATCGCATTCAAAACTGCCCGTGCGGTAGGGCAGGCCGACTATCTGAAACCCTTTAAAACGGGTGTTGCCAGATCTGGCCACTTCTTCCCTGGCCAGCAAAGCTGCGCCGATGGCGCCCATGATGTTGTAGTGTTTCGGTACGTACACGGTCATGCCCAGGGTTTTTTCAAAGGCGGCTTTAATTCCTTCGTTGGCAGCCACGCCTCCCTGGAAAACCACAGGTGGCAAAATTTCTTTTCCCTTGCCAACGTTGTTCAGATAGTTTCGCACCAGGGCCTCGCACAGCCCCCTAATGATGTCGGGGATGCTGTGACCCATTTGCTGCTTATGAATCATGTCCGATTCGGCAAAAACGGTGCAGCGCCCGGCAATGCGTACCGGTGTCTTCGACTGCAGGGCCAGCCGGCCAAACTGCTCTATCGGTATGTTCAGCCTGGCCGCCTGCTGGTCGAGGAAGGAACCGGTTCCGGCGGCACAAACTGTGTTCATGGCAAAGTCGGTAACTATGCCGTCCCGCAGAATAATTATTTTTGAATCCTGCCCGCCTATTTCAAAAACCGTTTGAACGCCTGGAATGAGCATTGAGGCGGCTACAGCATGGGCCGTAATCTCGTTTTTAATTACATCGGCTCCTACCATCACCCCTGCCAGGTAACGGCCGCTGCCCGTGGTTCCGGCGCCGGCTATTTCAATGCCGGCGGGAATGGAGGCGGCTGCCTGTTTCAGCCCCTCTTTAATTACCTCCAAAGGCCTGCCCCTGGTGCGAAGGTAAAGGCCGGTTAGGACTTCTCCGGCCTCGTCCAGGACCACTATGTTGATGCTTACTGAACCGACGTCAATTCCCAAGTATGCCTTCATTGACAGATATACCTTCCCGTCACTTAGTTAGCCTGTTAAGGTAACAATTCTGCGGCTTGCACGTTTCTTCCTGCTTAGAAGGTCGACAAATGCCTCCAGCCTGGTTGTCATTCCGGCCTTGCCGGTCTGTTCGTCAAGGAAGAAGGTCAGGACCGGAATATCATGATCCCTGCTTACCCTGGTAAGTATTGTGCGGGCCACTATTTCCGGAATGCAGGTAAACGGGGCCAGTTGGATTACGCCGTCAAAGCCGCGCTTGGCATAAAGGACGGTGTTTCCTATGGAGTCGCGGCCGTGCCCGCCCACCAGTTCCGGCAAATAAGGAGCAGCGGCCTCCTTAACGGTCAGGCCCTCGATGGTTTCATTCCAGGTATTGTCCCTGGTCCATCCCGTCAGAAACATGGACCTTTCCACCTCCACCCCCAGGTTGCCCAGAGTTTCCTCTATTTCCAGATTGCTTGCCGGCTCCAGCAGAACGTATATCTCGCCGACAATTCCTACCTTGAGCACCTCTCTTTCGGGGTTCTGCGGCACGCTCCGCAGTGCTTCAAGGGCGGCGGCCTCGGCCTCAATGATTTGTTCGGTGGTGTAGGCCTGGTCAATCCATTCCAGTACCTTGCGGTATACCCTGCTGGTAGTTCCCCTGTTTATCTCTCTGGGCCTGACAATGTGGCTGAGTTTTTCGGCATTATCCAGGGCCTGAAGTTTGCGCCAGGCCCTCTTGACAAGGGCTATGATCCCCCTGATCGAAACGCGGGCCCGGTTCAGCGCCCATACGTTTTTAATAAAGTTAAAAGGGTAAAGCCTGGGCGGCTCAAAGACGATCATTCTGACCTCGTGCCCCAGGTCTTTAAGAATATTATGGTGAAGCATGGCATATTCGCCCGCCCGGCAGGGTCCGACGCCGCCCGTAGTGACAATGGTGTCCGCTCCCATCTCGATTGTTTCGAGATAGGTGCCCATCAGGATTTTTAAGGGGAAACAAGCAAACTCGGGAGAGTAGCGGACGCCGAGATCGAGCGTTCGCTTGCTCGGCCGCGGCGGCGGTACCACCTCGTTGCCCAGGTCCTCCAGGAGCATTTTAAAAGTGCGCCAGGATTCGCCCATCCTGGGAAATGTTATCTTCGGCATGCCAGCGCCTCCTTCCTGCGCCTGACCATGTCCACGAAAGCTTCCAGGCGTGTTGTCATGCCAGCCTCTCCGGTATGCTCGTCGATCATCAGGGTCATAAAGGGTATGTTGCGGTGTTTTTTGGCCTCCAGCTCGATAAATTTGTTCAGCAGCGAATCCGGGCCGCATCCAAAGGCCGTAAGGTGAAGGACGCCGTCAATACGGCCTTGCTTGAACAAAAAGTGAGCGGCTTTTAGAGCCATATCGCTGAAGGTCCAGAAGAGCCGCTTGGGCAGATTACAGTTTTTTTGTAGGGCCAGCAGGAACGGGTGGATATTTTCAGCAGTGAGCACGCTGACACCCAGGCGGCGAAGTTTTCCCAACAGGTTGACGCTGATAAAGCTGTCGTAAATTGCATAAGGATAGCCCAGCACGGCAAACCGCAGGTTTGCCCCGGGTTGCCGCACCGGTTTTATTCCAGGGTTCTTTAATATGGACATTGCTTCATCCGGGCTGTATCCTTTTCTTAAGAGTTTATTATAACGCATGTGGGTTTTTCTGGCCTTGAAATAAGCGCGTACCGAGGCCCTCCGGCCGGCACCGAAAAAGGAACCAATTTCAACATAAGCCTTAAGTAAAGGCAGGCAACCTTTTCGGGTATCAATGCGAACGTCTATAATAGGAGGAACATTTTCTACGGCGTGCCGGATCATGTCGGGCAGTCCAAGGAATTTGGGACAATATACCGTTTTCCGGTTAAGGCATACCACACGGGGTATGAATAAATAATCCACCTTGTCTTTAATAGCCATGACGTGGCCAAAAAAAAGCTTGATTGGTACGCAGGCATCGGCCAGAGCCTCCCTGACGCCTTTATCGAGAATATTCTTAGTCGTCCTGCCTGAAGTTACAACCTGTATGCCTAGCTCATTAAAGAAGGCCTGCCACATCGGATAATAAAGGAAGTACAGAAGGGCGCTCGGTATGCCAACTTTAACAGTCAAGCGTAAACTTCCTTTCAATCAAAATTATTAATAGTTTTTTTATAACTATACTGGCCAAACAGGCAGGTTATACCCTTAACCTCTTGATTAATAGATTTCTATGCCGTCCGGGAAAATCCTCCAACAAAATATAACAAAAAAGGACCTTCCATAAGGCAACAGTAAACTTAAAGGCAAGGCTGTTTTTAAAGCAAAAAAAGGCTGCCGATGTGGCAGCCAGGGCAGTGAAACTATTGGATCGGAACGCGGTGGACTTTTTTGCGGCCCCTTTCAGTTTTCGGCATTCTTATTTCCAGAACCCCGTCGTGATAGCTGGCCCTTGCCTCATCCGGCTTTACTTCTGCCGGGAGGGGCAGAGTGCGGCTGAAGGAGCCAAAGTATCTTTCGGAATGAAAAATGTTTTCTTCACTGACATTCTGAACGCGCTTGAATTCGCCGCGCAGAGAAAGAGAATCGGGAGTAACAGATACTTCTATGTCTTCTTTCGATTGAATTCCCGGCAGTTCTGCCATGGCCACAACCTCCTGATCGGTCTGATAAAGATCGATCCTAGGACCAAAGGGTTCCATGCCGGGCCAGAACCCTCTTCTAAAGGTTTGGTCAAAGAACCTGTTAACCTGGTTTCTCAGGTTAACCAGATCTCCAAAGGGTTCCCAGCGCATTAAACTCATATTATCACCTCGAAGAAAATATTTTTAATAATATTTTTCATAATAAATAAACATTATATTCATTCCCGGTGCCCCCCCGTCTATGCTTTCTCCTCAAACTCGAAGAGGAATACCCGGTTTTTCAGGTATTGTTGTAATTTTCTTCTGCTGCTAAAATATTACCATAAGCCTTAAAAGTATACTGAAGGCACAAATGCCCTGACATATCCCGTAACATGCAGGGAAAAGCTCGAAGGAGATGGTCACATTGTCATGCTTTGATGAAAAGGTGCTGTCGTCGGAAAAAATTTATGAAGGAAAGATTGTCAATCTCAGGGTAGATACAGTGGTCTTTCCGGACGGGCGGACCGGCACCCGCGAAGTGGTGGAAATCAGCGAGGCGGTAGCGGTCGTGCCATTGACCGATAAGGAGGAACTGTTGCTTGTCAGGCAATACCGCCATCCCGTCGGTAAAACGCTGCTGGAAATACCGGCGGGTAAACTTGAACCGGGGGAGGACCCGTTGGACTGCGCCAGGCGTGAGTTGCTTGAAGAAACCGGTTACGAAGCCGGCAGCATGACCAGGCTTTTCAGTTTTTTCAGCACGCCCGGTTTTACCCCAGAGGAGCTTCACCTGTTCATGGCCGGGGGCCTGGTTTTGAAGGAACAAAACCTGGATGAGGACGAATTTATTGATGTGGTAAAGGTTCCTTTGAGCCGAGCGCTGGAGATGGTCTGGAACGGAGAAATCTGTGATGCCAAGTCCGTAATCGGCATTCTTGCCGCCGGCAGCTTGAAAAAATAAAAGCAGAGGGCAGAAGCCCCTGCTTATTTTTATAATCATTACCTCAACGTGCCGCCTGGAATTTCTCAAAGATTATTTCCTGGCCCGACAGCCGTGCCACCTGGCAACCGGGGGGTATGGCTGAGGGGTGCTCGGGTGCATATCTTTGGCCGGCAATGCTCAAAACGGTCGGGGCAAGCCGCAGGGCAACTACCTTTGCCATGAGGTTTCCGCCTGCTCCGGCATGGATCAGGCCGCGGCAGCTTCCCATAACAAGCACGTTGCCGCCGGATATTACTTCGGCGCCGGGGTGAACATCCCCTATTACCACGACGTGACCGGGATAGGAGATGCACTG
The window above is part of the Pelotomaculum thermopropionicum SI genome. Proteins encoded here:
- a CDS encoding hypothetical protein (containing GuaB (COG0516), IMP dehydrogenase/GMP reductase and FOG (COG0517): CBS domain), whose translation is MWPEKFEKVGLTFDDVMIIPAASEVLPREVDTTTYLTKDIKLNIPIVSAGMDTVTESRMAIALAREGGIGVIHKNMSIERQALEVDRVKRSEHGVISDPIFLSPDDLISDALVLMERYRISGIPITVKGRLVGILTNRDLRFERDFTKKIGEVMTKENLVTAPVGTTLEQAKEILRQYKVEKLPIVDEHYNLRGLITIKDIEKSRQYPNSAKDKRGRLLVAAAVGVGEDTMKRVDALVKASVDAIVIDTAHGHSRGVIETVAKIKGKYPDVAVIAGNVATSEGTRDLIEAGADAVKVGIGPGSICTTRVVAGVGVPQITAIYDCAQVAAGYGIPVIADGGIKYSGDITKAIAAGADAVMLGSVLAGTEESPGDIEIYQGRSYKVYRGMGSLGAMKEGSKDRYFQEHADTENKLVPEGVEGRVPFKGPLSETIYQLVGGLRAGMGYAGSRNIHELKTKSRFMRCTAAGLAESHPHNVVITKEAPNYSIR
- a CDS encoding hypothetical protein (containing partial COG3153, predicted acetyltransferase); the encoded protein is MAVACCQVAPLKNYLNEVLIEGPVEAEELEGYYMNGRLNAFRPPARQKEALISISKLPEGMVYIARCNSEIIGYITFHYPDGYSRWSRHPRVLELGCIEISPDWRNNGIGAALLKEAFSNPALENYIVVTIELCWHWDLKNSGLEMFEYRSMLTKLFGSVGLVKQATDDPDVTEHPANVLMARPGRNVGKEDIILFESMLFEKN
- the PspA gene encoding suppresse phage shock protein A ((IM30), sigma54-dependent transcription), which gives rise to MSGKLNSLTDVLKKTLFFFEALSVSELAPHVQRKMLKDYTLPQVEEKIRLCLSQNGCFYKEKDNWRLNLEGNKENDQFYSLLLKKGQPLNLREVLKNMNSKKKKVKKLLSEEASLISDGRFIQLDSGYWGLTEWEVETSHYSLKNLIIKALKMYPGGLSVQQLHQLINSWRKTDVKTLEGVLKKFPYFEMAGEGVWSYNPAVRVAYEGLLKRFMAVINRQKIRWHRDRACWKSKIEALQRNLQEAVAGQKEAAAALAEKVEMAGQHEYLMTQMAEKDLLLALRKREIIRYREHLNKLEAKANSILYQCRLWVKRAREAQEEIARLKDLLGKNQASLESLFTKLQQYKEKDRENKARLAELKEQHSIKVAELQNEIVELKQKMERERAAAALEERRLKEEIGALTNELKKALKVEEEQQRSYLMAQQELAAAREELRSLEKQLKNPFIRIVLKLRSIFGKI
- a CDS encoding Uncharacterized protein (with SCP/PR1 domains); the protein is MSTRTARLLLMFAACFLFIIAAAPAADAATQTNPLQSYWNRYYGGKVVKQRVTIPSRPATVPPPVNPVPPADAGQQDTSRLSVDEKLMFDLVNQERAKNGLAGLALDMRLVELARLKSQDMYQNSYFSHTSPTYGTAYDMERKAGITARVMGAENIAKAATTQRAHELFMNSTGHRANILNPQHDTIGIGIFKTQNGVVVTQLFTGN
- the CsdB gene encoding selenocysteine lyase, with amino-acid sequence MIYFDSAATSWPKPVEVLQAVEYCLKFVGANPGRAGHRMAVEAGRIVDEARELLAVLFNIRNPDRIVFTLNATEALNLAIKGLLKAGDHVITSSMEHNSVTRPLHVLQGKGVEVTKVPCDGEGFIRVKDIEAAIKPNTAAVIITHASNVTGTMMPVTEIGQLCKRKGLYFIVDAAQTAGVFELDVRFMGIHLLAFPGHKGLYGPPGTGGLYIAEGLELQPLKEGGTGSNSELPGQPDVLPERYESGTLNSAGIAGLAAGLKFIRREGMERIRRHELELTRRFLEGVEGIKGITVYGPKDLHNRAPVVSFSMKGKKAALVGAVLDQKYNIACRAGLHCAPDAHRTLGTLEQKLVRFSFSYFNNEREVDYSLNALRELDATAPEKLAAGYGKSCGC